A part of Aspergillus flavus chromosome 5, complete sequence genomic DNA contains:
- a CDS encoding fungal-specific transcription factor domain protein → MQSESPTHSNVTSEPPRKKRAKYTQVACNECKRRKLKCSGEPTCSRCARDGVPCIYTPGTYALSNGASSVEEPHDDGVSARFQSVDRKIESLQREMRAMAARLRELESSSPSNSNANNPTPRPASIVSSQAANTGLQRIMNRPMSPYHVGPTSAEFGLTARRKPSDDEDEFESTAAPSPVAAPNVDFATDDPLGNLGQTEALRLVTVYENTVGLMYPCVDLDSMRAYIVDFFRDDSRQILSSEEQDWFFARDVEVLKIILAIALLTESHGRSERAAVLAESVEDRFATRVNIPEVDMKELLILTLLSIFHSYRDDEVISWRCIGMACRGSMQLGLHCQETWYRTGGVFPGELQWTWASRLFWCIYVLDRKWSFGTGLPFAIQDTDMDTNLPEPGTATPYLTCMISYARLSGKIWGLVVGWGSRSRAATSDYCSYLDFQVQQWIQSIPQELRFDPSRQSSPDSVQNDNMMMLQVLLALQANQLRILVYRQNLLSSESIETNVSGASIAVETAKSTIHMLDYFTRVSDIYFQRPEPFNYFLISALAALFLAVFHAPTRFSNVCRAEFYAAVDMPSGIPTPQPSASLWSVSSPPVTAPVNYGNTDESCDDLTSFFEMAGGLYFDPKTGPPDETLTSDGASAGGEGVDAFHAENEALTRVMAGLL, encoded by the exons ATGCAGTCGGAATCTCCCACGCACAGCAACGTGACCTCGGAACCCCCTCGGAAAAAGCGAGCCAAATACACTCAGGTGGCTTG CAATGAATGCAAGCGGCGCAAATTAAAATGCAGCGGTGAGCCAACGTGTTCACGTTGCGCCCGTGATGGCGTGCCATGCATTTACACGCCTGGTACTTATGCGTTGAGTAACGGTGCGAGCTCAGTGGAGGAACCACACGATGACGG GGTATCTGCGAGGTTCCAATCAGTTGATCGCAAAATCGAGTCGCTTCAGCGTGAGATGCGGGCGATGGCTGCTCGATTGCGCGAGCTCGAATCGTCTTCGCCGAGTAACAGTAACGCGAACAATCCCACTCCGAGGCCGGCTTCGATTGTATCATCTCAAGCGGCGAATACTGGTCTACAGCGTATCATGAACCGGCCCATGTCACCATATCACGTTGGACCCACGAGTGCGGAGTTCGGTCTCACCGCGCGTCGGAAGCCCTcggacgacgaggatgaattTGAGTCCACGGCTGCACCAAGTCCCGTTGCAGCGCCCAACGTGGATTTTGCAACCGATGATCCACTAGGAAATCTAGGGCAGACGGAAGCCCTTAGGCTGGTGACGGTCTATGAAAATACGGTGGGCTTGATGTATCCATGTGTCGATCTGGACAGTATGCGCGCGTACATTGTCGATTTCTTTCGAGATGACTCTCGTCAGATCCTGAGCTCGGAGGAACAGGATTGGTTTTTCGCACGCGATGTTGAGGTGCTGAAAATCATCTTGGCAATTGCCTTGCTGACTGAATCGCACGGGCGGAGTGAACGGGCGGCGGTGTTGGCTGAAAGTGTTGAGGATCGTTTTGCGACTCGCGTTAATATCCCTGAGGTTGACATGAAAGAGCTTCTTATATTGACATTGCTG TCAATATTCCATTCATACCGGGACGATGAAGTCATTTCGTGGCGCTGCATTGGAATGGCGTGTCGGGGTTCAATGCAACTAGGCTTACACTGCCAGGAGACCTGGTATAGAACAGGAGGGGTGTTCCCAGGGGAGCTACAATGGACGTGGGCTAGCCGTCTATTTTGGTGTATCTACGTGCTGGATCGGAAATGGTCCTTTGGTACCGGCCTTCCATTCGCGATTCAAGACACAGACATGGACACCAACCTTCCCGAGCCGGGAACTGCCACACCTTACCTGACTTGTATGATCTCGTACGCGCGGCTCAGCGGCAAGATATGGGGACTTGTCGTTGGCTGGGGCAGTCGATCGCGTGCAGCGACATCGGATTACTGTTCTTACCTTGACTTCCAAGTCCAGCAATGGATTCAATCAATTCCACAGGAACTACGGTTTGACCCATCACGACAGTCATCGCCTGACTCGGTTCAGAACGATAACATGATGATGCTGCAAGTTCTCCTTGCACTGCAGGCGAACCAGCTTCGAATTCTAGTGTACCGCCAAAACTTGCTCAGTAGCGAGAGCATTGAGACAAATGTCTCCGGTGCATCTATCGCCGTCGAGACTGCGAAAAGTACGATCCACATGCTAGACTACTTCACTCGTGTTTCAGATATCTACTTTCAGCGTCCGGAGCCGTTCAATTACTTCCTAATTTCGGCGCTGGCCGCGCTCTTCCTCGCCGTGTTTCATGCACCAACTCGATTCAGTAATGTTTGTCGCGCGGAATTCTACGCCGCCGTCGACATG ccatCCGGTATCCCGACTCCACAACCTTCCGCCTCCCTTTGGTCCGTGTCCTCTCCACCGGTCACCGCGCCAGTTAATTATGGAAACACCGACGAAAGCTGTGACGATTTGACCAGTTTCTTTGAGATGGCTGGAGGACTCTACTTCGATCCCAAGACGGGTCCCCCCGACGAGACTCTCACATCGGACGGCGCTAGTGCAGGGGGTGAAGGGGTTGACGCGTTTCACGCCGAGAACGAGGCGCTGACCCGTGTAATGGCTGGCCTGTTATAG